A stretch of the Streptomyces venezuelae genome encodes the following:
- the cysD gene encoding sulfate adenylyltransferase subunit CysD codes for MTTAAHHLHTDSGADAPYALSHLDALESEAVHIFREVAGEFEKPVILFSGGKDSIVMLHLALKAFAPAPVPFTLLHVDTGHNFPEVLEYRDRTVAEHGLRLHVASVQEYIDAGRLRERPDGTRNPLQTVPLTEAIQQLKFDAVFGGGRRDEEKARAKERVFSLRDEFSQWDPRRQRPELWQLYNGRHAPGEHVRVFPLSNWTELDVWQYIARENIELPEIYFAHEREVFQRNGMWLTAGEWGGPKDTEQVQTRLIRYRTVGDMSCTGAVDSDAATLDAVIAEIAVSRLTERGATRADDKMSEAAMEDRKREGYF; via the coding sequence ATGACCACCGCCGCGCATCACCTGCACACCGACTCCGGCGCCGACGCGCCGTACGCGCTGTCGCACCTGGACGCCCTCGAGTCCGAGGCCGTGCACATCTTCCGCGAGGTGGCGGGCGAGTTCGAGAAGCCGGTGATCCTTTTCTCCGGCGGCAAGGACTCCATCGTCATGCTGCACCTGGCGCTGAAGGCGTTCGCTCCCGCGCCGGTGCCGTTCACCCTGCTGCACGTGGACACCGGCCACAACTTCCCCGAGGTCCTCGAATACCGCGACCGCACGGTGGCCGAGCACGGGCTGCGCCTGCACGTGGCCTCCGTCCAGGAGTACATCGACGCCGGCAGGCTGCGCGAGCGCCCGGACGGCACCCGCAACCCGCTGCAGACCGTCCCGCTGACCGAGGCGATCCAGCAGCTGAAGTTCGACGCCGTGTTCGGCGGCGGCCGGCGCGACGAGGAGAAGGCCCGCGCCAAGGAGCGGGTGTTCTCGCTGCGCGACGAGTTCTCCCAGTGGGACCCGCGCCGCCAGCGCCCCGAGCTGTGGCAGCTCTACAACGGCCGGCACGCCCCCGGCGAGCACGTCCGCGTGTTCCCGCTGTCCAACTGGACCGAGCTGGACGTGTGGCAGTACATCGCCCGCGAGAACATCGAGCTGCCCGAGATCTACTTCGCCCATGAGCGCGAGGTGTTCCAGCGCAACGGCATGTGGCTGACGGCCGGCGAGTGGGGCGGCCCGAAGGACACCGAGCAGGTCCAGACCCGGCTGATCCGCTACCGCACCGTCGGTGACATGTCCTGCACCGGTGCCGTCGACTCCGACGCCGCCACGCTGGACGCCGTGATCGCCGAGATCGCCGTCTCCCGGCTCACCGAGCGGGGCGCGACCCGCGCCGACGACAAGATGTCCGAGGCCGCGATGGAAGACCGCAAGCGCGAAGGGTACTTCTAG
- a CDS encoding sulfate adenylyltransferase subunit 1 — MTSTTEQLSATTLLRFATAGSVDDGKSTLVGRLLHDSKSVLEDQLEAVEAVSQARGQEAPDLALLTDGLRAEREQGITIDVAYRYFATARRRFILADTPGHVQYTRNMVTGASTAELAVVLVDARNGVVEQTRRHAAVAALLRVPHVVLAVNKMDLVDYRESVFAAIAKEFTTYASELGVPEITAIPISALAGDNVVEPSANMDWYGGPTVLEHLETVPVSHDLTACPARFPVQYVIRPQTAEHPDYRGYAGQIASGVLRVGEAVTVLPSGKTSVIEGIDALGESVDIAWAPQSVTLRLADDIDISRGDLIAPSASAPATTQDVEATVCHVADQPLTVGARVLLKHTTRTVKAIVKEIPSRLTLDDLSQHPEPGQLVANDIGRVVVRTAEPLALDAYADSRRTGSFLLIDPADGTTLAAGMAGESFASRAETAVAEDDGWDF, encoded by the coding sequence ATGACCAGCACCACCGAGCAGCTCAGCGCTACCACGCTGCTGCGCTTCGCGACCGCCGGCTCCGTCGACGACGGCAAGTCCACCCTGGTCGGCCGGCTCCTGCACGACTCCAAGTCGGTCCTGGAGGACCAGCTGGAGGCCGTCGAGGCGGTCTCCCAGGCCCGCGGCCAGGAAGCCCCGGACCTGGCGCTGCTGACCGACGGCCTGCGGGCCGAGCGGGAGCAGGGCATCACCATCGACGTGGCCTACCGCTACTTCGCCACCGCGCGCCGCCGGTTCATCCTGGCGGACACCCCGGGGCACGTGCAGTACACCCGGAACATGGTCACCGGCGCCTCCACCGCCGAGCTGGCCGTGGTCCTGGTCGACGCCCGCAACGGCGTGGTCGAGCAGACCCGCCGGCACGCCGCCGTGGCCGCCCTGCTCCGCGTCCCGCACGTGGTCCTCGCGGTCAACAAGATGGACCTCGTCGACTACCGGGAGTCCGTCTTCGCGGCCATCGCGAAGGAGTTCACCACGTACGCCTCCGAGCTCGGCGTCCCGGAGATCACCGCGATCCCGATCTCGGCGCTGGCCGGGGACAACGTGGTGGAGCCGTCCGCGAACATGGACTGGTACGGCGGCCCGACGGTGCTGGAGCACCTGGAGACCGTGCCGGTCAGCCACGACCTCACGGCCTGCCCGGCGCGTTTCCCGGTGCAGTACGTGATCCGGCCGCAGACCGCCGAGCACCCCGACTACCGGGGCTACGCCGGCCAGATCGCCTCCGGTGTGCTGCGCGTCGGCGAGGCCGTGACCGTACTGCCCTCGGGGAAGACCTCGGTGATCGAGGGCATCGACGCGCTCGGCGAGAGCGTGGACATCGCCTGGGCGCCGCAGTCGGTGACCCTGCGGCTGGCCGACGACATCGACATCTCGCGCGGCGACCTGATCGCGCCGTCCGCGAGCGCCCCGGCCACCACCCAGGATGTCGAGGCGACGGTCTGCCACGTGGCGGACCAGCCGCTGACCGTCGGTGCCCGGGTGCTGCTGAAGCACACCACGCGCACGGTCAAGGCGATCGTCAAGGAGATCCCCTCGCGGCTGACCCTCGACGACCTGTCCCAGCACCCGGAGCCCGGGCAGCTGGTGGCGAACGACATCGGCCGCGTGGTCGTCCGCACCGCCGAGCCGCTGGCGCTCGACGCGTACGCCGACTCGCGCCGCACCGGGTCCTTCCTGCTGATCGACCCGGCCGACGGAACCACCCTCGCCGCGGGCATGGCGGGCGAGTCCTTCGCCTCCCGGGCCGAGACCGCGGTGGCCGAGGACGACGGGTGGGACTTCTGA
- a CDS encoding aliphatic sulfonate ABC transporter substrate-binding protein translates to MPATGTARTTGTTRTTARRGLAAAAALPLLIGALASCGYGSQAKKDEPAGQVKVAADAKPLSAPEVRIGYFPNLTHATALVGVQEGLIQKELGGTKIKPQAFNAGPSEIEALNGGSLDIGFIGPSPSINGYVKSKGQNLRIISGSASGGVKLVVNPDKIKTLDDLKGKKIATPQKGNTQDVAFLNWIAEKGWKVDPESGKGDVSVVRTDNKVTPDAFTSGSIDGAWVPEPTASKLVSDGGRVLLDETSLWPDKKFVITNVIVSQKFLKAHPDVVEAVLRGTVKTNEWINANPDKAKASANAALKAETGKELAPAIIDPAWPSIAITDDPLAATLKTQADYAVEAKLIEEPDLAGIYDLTLLNKVLKAAGKPEVSDAGLGAK, encoded by the coding sequence GTGCCTGCCACCGGAACCGCCCGCACCACCGGCACCACCCGCACCACCGCGCGCCGCGGCCTCGCCGCCGCCGCCGCGCTGCCGCTCCTGATCGGCGCCCTCGCCTCCTGCGGGTACGGCTCCCAGGCCAAGAAGGACGAGCCCGCGGGCCAGGTGAAGGTCGCGGCCGACGCGAAGCCGCTGTCCGCGCCCGAGGTCCGGATCGGCTACTTCCCGAACCTGACGCACGCCACCGCCCTGGTCGGCGTCCAGGAGGGCCTCATCCAGAAGGAGCTGGGCGGCACGAAGATCAAGCCGCAGGCGTTCAACGCCGGCCCGTCCGAGATCGAGGCCCTCAACGGCGGCTCGCTCGACATCGGCTTCATCGGCCCCTCCCCCTCGATCAACGGCTACGTCAAGTCCAAGGGCCAGAACCTGCGGATCATCTCCGGCTCCGCCTCCGGTGGCGTGAAGCTGGTGGTGAACCCGGACAAGATCAAGACCCTGGACGACCTCAAGGGCAAGAAGATCGCCACCCCGCAGAAGGGGAACACCCAGGACGTCGCGTTCCTCAACTGGATCGCGGAGAAGGGCTGGAAGGTCGACCCGGAGTCCGGCAAGGGCGATGTCTCCGTGGTCCGCACGGACAACAAGGTCACCCCGGACGCCTTCACGTCCGGCTCCATCGACGGCGCATGGGTGCCGGAGCCGACGGCCTCCAAGCTGGTGTCCGACGGCGGTCGGGTCCTGCTGGACGAGACCTCCCTGTGGCCCGACAAGAAGTTCGTGATCACGAACGTCATCGTGTCGCAGAAGTTCCTCAAGGCGCACCCGGACGTGGTCGAGGCCGTGCTGAGGGGCACGGTGAAGACCAACGAGTGGATCAACGCCAACCCGGACAAGGCGAAGGCCTCGGCCAACGCGGCGCTGAAGGCGGAGACCGGCAAGGAGCTGGCGCCCGCGATCATCGATCCGGCCTGGCCGAGCATCGCGATCACCGATGACCCGCTGGCCGCCACGCTGAAGACGCAGGCCGACTACGCGGTCGAGGCGAAGCTCATCGAGGAGCCCGACCTGGCCGGCATCTACGACCTGACGCTGCTCAACAAGGTCCTGAAGGCCGCCGGCAAGCCCGAGGTCTCCGACGCCGGTCTCGGCGCCAAGTAA
- a CDS encoding ABC transporter ATP-binding protein, with product MATTLAKAAEGTVAAATHAARIEHVSKSFTGPAGTQLVLDDISLDVAPGEFVTILGASGCGKSTLLNLVAGLDKPSAGSIETPGGRPALMFQEHALFPWLTAGKNIELALRLRGVPKAARRQEAERLLELVRLGGAYGKRVHELSGGMRQRVALARALAQDSQLLLMDEPFAALDAITRDVLHGELTRIWEETSLSVLFVTHNVREAVRLAQRVVLLSSRPGRVAKEWTVDIAQPRRIEDADVAELSLEITEHLRGEIRRHGQH from the coding sequence ATGGCCACCACGCTTGCCAAGGCTGCCGAGGGCACCGTGGCGGCGGCGACGCACGCCGCCCGGATCGAGCACGTCTCGAAGTCCTTCACCGGCCCGGCCGGTACTCAGCTCGTACTGGACGACATCAGCCTTGATGTCGCGCCGGGCGAGTTCGTCACCATCCTGGGGGCCTCGGGGTGTGGCAAGTCCACCCTGCTGAACCTGGTCGCGGGGCTGGACAAGCCGTCGGCGGGGTCCATCGAGACCCCCGGCGGCCGTCCGGCGCTGATGTTCCAGGAGCACGCCCTCTTCCCGTGGCTGACCGCGGGCAAGAACATCGAACTGGCCCTGAGACTGCGCGGGGTACCCAAGGCCGCGCGCCGGCAGGAGGCGGAGCGGCTGCTGGAGCTGGTCCGGCTCGGCGGCGCGTACGGCAAGCGGGTCCACGAGCTGTCCGGCGGTATGCGCCAGCGCGTGGCCCTGGCCCGGGCCCTGGCCCAGGACAGCCAGCTGCTCCTGATGGACGAGCCGTTCGCGGCCCTGGACGCCATCACCCGGGACGTGCTGCACGGCGAGCTCACCCGGATCTGGGAAGAGACCTCGCTGTCCGTCCTGTTCGTCACGCACAACGTGCGCGAGGCCGTACGCCTCGCCCAGCGCGTGGTGCTGCTGTCCTCCCGGCCCGGCCGGGTGGCGAAGGAATGGACCGTGGACATCGCGCAGCCGCGCCGCATCGAGGACGCGGACGTCGCCGAGCTGTCCCTCGAGATCACTGAACACCTGCGTGGGGAGATCCGCCGCCATGGCCAGCACTGA
- a CDS encoding ABC transporter permease, which produces MASTETKAKADDLAGLEAGLDALDAVEIRRTPVREVLLNKVLPPVLAVTLVLAVWQILVSAKVTDETKLPAPSAVWDGLADMWLQGTLLEVIWTSVSRGLLGFLLALAIGTPLGLLVARVKLVRAAIGPILQGLQSLPSVAWVPPAVLWFGLNDTMMFTVILLGAVPSIANGLVSGVDQVPPLFLRAGRTLGATGVKGVWHVVMPAALPGYLAGLKQGWAFSWRSLMAAEIIASSPDLGLGLGQLLENGRNNIDLPGVFLAILLILVVGIAIDLLIFSPLERWVLRSRGLLVK; this is translated from the coding sequence ATGGCCAGCACTGAAACGAAGGCGAAGGCGGACGACCTCGCCGGCCTGGAGGCCGGACTCGACGCCCTGGACGCGGTGGAGATCCGCCGTACCCCGGTCCGGGAGGTCCTGCTCAACAAGGTCCTCCCGCCGGTCCTGGCGGTCACTCTGGTGCTCGCCGTCTGGCAGATCCTCGTCTCGGCGAAGGTCACCGACGAGACCAAGCTGCCCGCGCCGTCCGCGGTGTGGGACGGCCTGGCCGACATGTGGCTGCAGGGCACCCTGCTGGAGGTCATCTGGACCAGCGTGTCGCGCGGTCTGCTGGGCTTCCTGCTGGCGCTGGCCATCGGTACCCCGCTGGGCCTGCTGGTCGCGCGGGTGAAGCTGGTCCGCGCCGCGATCGGCCCGATCCTGCAGGGCCTTCAGTCCCTGCCGTCGGTGGCCTGGGTGCCGCCGGCCGTGCTCTGGTTCGGCCTCAACGACACGATGATGTTCACGGTGATCCTGCTGGGTGCCGTCCCCTCGATCGCCAACGGCCTCGTCTCCGGTGTCGACCAGGTGCCACCGCTGTTCCTGCGGGCCGGCCGCACGCTGGGGGCGACGGGCGTCAAGGGCGTGTGGCACGTGGTGATGCCGGCCGCGCTGCCCGGCTACCTGGCCGGTCTGAAGCAGGGCTGGGCCTTCTCCTGGCGGTCCCTGATGGCCGCCGAGATCATCGCCTCCTCCCCCGACCTGGGTCTGGGCCTGGGCCAGCTGCTGGAGAACGGCCGCAACAACATCGACCTGCCGGGCGTGTTCCTGGCGATCCTGCTGATCCTGGTCGTCGGCATCGCCATCGACCTGCTGATCTTCAGCCCGCTCGAGCGGTGGGTGCTGCGCAGCCGCGGCCTGCTGGTGAAGTGA
- a CDS encoding sirohydrochlorin chelatase, translating to MHRPVLLVIAHGSRDPRHAATVHALTRRVRALRPGLRVETAYLDFNAPTVPQVLSSLHYSGVREVIALPLLLTRAFHAKSDIPAVLAESAARLPGLSVRVTEVLGPSPLLLSALERRLAEAGLDLSYSARSTTGVVLASAGSTDPEAIAVIAEIAREWRHTGWCAVRPAFASAALPRVEDAVRALHAEGVRQVAVAPYVIAPGRLPDRIAAGAEAAGADLLAPVLGPAPELARLLLRRYDETRTAGTATVRSGPRAAALTA from the coding sequence ATGCACCGACCCGTCCTGCTCGTCATCGCCCACGGCAGTCGCGACCCGCGGCACGCGGCGACCGTACACGCCCTCACCCGGCGGGTGCGGGCGCTGCGGCCGGGGCTCCGGGTGGAGACGGCGTATCTGGACTTCAATGCCCCGACCGTGCCGCAGGTCCTGTCCTCGCTGCACTACTCGGGGGTCCGGGAGGTCATCGCCCTCCCCCTGCTGCTGACCCGGGCCTTCCATGCGAAGTCCGACATCCCGGCGGTACTGGCCGAGTCCGCCGCCCGGCTGCCCGGGCTCTCGGTCCGGGTGACGGAGGTCCTCGGCCCGTCGCCGCTGCTGCTCTCCGCACTGGAGCGGCGGCTGGCGGAGGCGGGGCTCGACCTGTCGTACTCCGCCCGTTCCACCACCGGCGTCGTGCTCGCGTCCGCCGGTTCCACCGACCCGGAGGCGATCGCAGTGATCGCTGAAATCGCGCGGGAGTGGCGGCACACCGGTTGGTGCGCCGTGCGGCCTGCGTTCGCCTCCGCTGCCCTGCCCCGCGTGGAGGACGCCGTGCGCGCCCTCCACGCGGAGGGGGTGCGGCAGGTGGCCGTCGCCCCGTACGTCATCGCACCCGGCCGTCTCCCGGACCGCATCGCGGCGGGCGCCGAAGCCGCCGGCGCGGACCTGCTGGCCCCCGTCCTGGGCCCGGCCCCGGAACTGGCCCGGCTGCTGCTGCGCCGCTACGACGAAACCCGTACGGCGGGCACCGCCACCGTACGGTCCGGCCCGCGCGCGGCGGCCCTGACCGCGTAG